In a genomic window of Piliocolobus tephrosceles isolate RC106 chromosome 1, ASM277652v3, whole genome shotgun sequence:
- the MYCBP gene encoding C-Myc-binding protein — protein MSSSAPNPPVAVSGASYAAAAVTMAHYKAADSKREQFRRYLEKSGVLDTLTKVLVALYEEPEKPNSALDFLKHHLGAATPENPEIELLRLELAEMKEKYEAIVEENKKLKAKLAQYEPPQEEKRAE, from the exons ATGAGCAGTTCTGCTCCCAACCCGCCAGTCGCGGTCTCCGGCGCCAGCTACGCCGCTGCCGCTGTCACTATGGCCCATTACAAA GCCGCCGACTCGAAGCGTGAGCAGTTCCGGAGGTACTTGGAGAAGTCGGGGGTGCTGGACACGCTGACCAAGG TGTTGGTAGCCTTATATGAAGAACCAGAGAAACCTAACAGTGCTTTGGA TTTTTTAAAGCATCACTTAGGAGCTGCTACcccagagaatccagaaatagagcTGCTTCGCCTAGAACTGGccgaaatgaaagagaaatatgaagctattgtagaagaaaataaaaaactgaaagcaaag CTTGCTCAGTATGAACCACCTCAGGAGGAGAAGCGTGCTGAATAG
- the GJA9 gene encoding gap junction alpha-9 protein, with the protein MGDWNLLGDTLEEVHIHSTMIGKIWLTILFIFRMLVLGVAAEDVWNDEQSGFICNTEQPGCRNVCYDQAFPISLIRYWVLQVIFVSSPSLVYMGHALYRLRVLEEERQRMKAQLRVELEGVEFEMPRDRRRLEQELCQLEKRKLNKAPLRGTLLCTYVIHIFTRSVVEVGFMIGQYLLYGFHLEPLFKCHGHPCPNIIDCFVSRPTEKTIFLLFMQSIATISLFLNILEIFHLGFKKIKRGIWGKYKLKKEHNEFHANKAKQNVAKYQSTSANSLKRLPSAPDYNLLVEKQTHTAVYPSLNSSSVLQPNPDNHSVNDEKCILNEQETVLSNEISTLSTSCTHFQHISSNNKDTHKIFGKEVNGNQLREKRETEGKDSKRNYYSRGHHSIPGVAIDGENNRRQSPQTAFSLPANCDWKPRWLTATWGSSTEHGNRGSPPKGNLKGQFRKGIVRTLPPSQGESQSLDIPNTADSLEGLSFDLGLVRTCNNPVCPPNHVVSLTNNLIGRRVPTDLQI; encoded by the coding sequence ATGGGGGACTGGAATCTCCTTGGAGATACTCTGGAGGAAGTTCACATCCACTCCACCATGATTGGAAAGATCTGGCTCACCATCCTATTCATATTTCGAATGCTTGTTCTGGGTGTAGCAGCTGAAGATGTCTGGAATGATGAGCAGTCCGGCTTCATCTGCAATACAGAACAACCAGGCTGCAGAAATGTATGCTACGACCAGGCCTTTCCTATCTCCCTCATTAGATATTGGGTTCTGCAGGTGATATTTGTGTCTTCACCATCCCTGGTCTACATGGGCCATGCATTGTACCGACTGAGAGTTCTAGAGGAAGAGAGGCAAAGGATGAAAGCTCAGTTAAGAGTAGAACTGGAGGGGGTAGAGTTTGAAATGCCTAGGGATCGGAGGAGATTGGAGCAAGAGCTTTGTCagctggagaaaaggaaactaaatAAAGCTCCACTCAGAGGAACCTTGCTTTGCACTTATGTGATACACATTTTCACTCGCTCTGTGGTTGAAGTTGGATTCATGATTGGACAGTACCTTTTATATGGATTTCACTTAGAGCCTCTATTTAAGTGCCATGGCCACCCGTGTCCAAATATAATCGACTGTTTTGTCTCAAGACCAACAGAAAAGACAATATTCCTATTATTTATGCAATCTATAGCCACTATTTCACTTTTCTTAAACATTCTAGAAATTTTCCACCTaggttttaaaaagattaaaagaggGATTTGGGGAAAATACAAGTTGAAGAAGGAACATAATGAATTCCATGCaaacaaggcaaaacaaaacGTAGCCAAATATCAGAGCACATCTGCAAATTCACTGAAGCGACTCCCTTCTGCCCCGGATTATAATCTGCTAGtggaaaagcaaacacacacTGCAGTGTACCCTAGTTTAAATTCATCTTCTGTATTGCAGCCAAATCCTGACAATCACAGTGTAAATGATGAGAAATGCATTTTGAATGAACAGGAAACTGTACTTTCTAATGAGATTTCCACACTTAGTACTAGCTGTACTCATTTTCAACACATCAGTTCAAATAATAAAGACactcataaaatatttggaaaagaagTTAATGGTAACCAgttaagggaaaaaagagaaactgaaggCAAAGACAGCAAAAGGAACTACTACTCTAGGGGTCACCATTCTATTCCAGGTGTTGCTATAGATGGAGAGAACAACAGGAGGCAGTCACCCCAAACAGCTTTCTCCTTGCCAGCTAACTGCGATTGGAAACCGCGGTGGCTTACAGCTACATGGGGTTCCTCTACAGAACATGGAAACCGGGGGTCACCTCCTAAAGGTAACCTCAAGGGCCAGTTCAGAAAGGGCATAGTCAGAACCCTTCCTCCTTCACAAGGAGAGTCTCAATCACTTGACATTCCAAACACAGCTGATTCTTTGGAAGGGCTGTCCTTTGACCTAGGGTTGGTCAGAACCTGTAATAATCCTGTTTGTCCTCCAAATCACGTAGTGTCCCTAACGAACAATCTCATTGGTAGGCGGGTTCCCACAGATCTTCAGATCTAA